ATGGCGCAGCTTCCAGGCGATGATGTGATCGGCGCAGGAGCTGTCGCCGCTCAGGCCCAGGCCGCCCACCAGCTCGCCTTTGTCGTTATACAGGGGTAGGCCGCCGCCGAAGACGTTGATGCCCCCCACCTTTTTGCCCACCATGGGGTCCTTGTCGGTGCCGTAGAGCTGGGGGTCGCCGCCGTAGGCCGCCGCCGGGTCCACCGGATTGCTGTGCTGCAGGCCGTAGAGGCTGCCCCCGGGCTGCACCGCGGCGTAGAGATTGGCGGTGGACAACGCCAGCCCTGGGAGGCTGAAAGCATTGGCGGTGTGGGCCTTCTGGGCCGAGATCACCCGGCTCCCCGGCCACTGGTCGCCCCGCTTCTGGCCGGAGAAGGCCACCACCCGGACGATGCCGTCCCGGTCCACCACCGTGGCCCACATGTTAAGGCCGAAGCCGCCGTTTTTCTCCGCCACGATCTTTTTCAGCGCCGTCACCACCTCCTGGTGGCTGGGGAGATCGGCGGCCGCCAAAGGGCAGGACAGGCCGAGGCACACCAGGCACGCCAGCAAGCCCCTCAGCACCTTGATTGCCAGCATCGGCTCACCTCCGGATTTTTGCCGATGCTCCCACAAGGACGGGGCATTGTCAATATATCCCCCACTGCTGATTCTCTCCTCTCGCCGAGGCAACCCATCTTGGGGATTTCTCCCCTCCATCGTGGAAATGTGGCTTTGCGCCACACGGGGCTGTATTTCCCCTCAGCCCAGGCAATCCTAAAAACCCTTGACAGAGGCCGCAAAAGCCGATAATTTAATCGAAAATTATTTTCCTATGATAATACTTCTTTATAATTTACAGCAAGATTGGAATAGATCAACCGGAAGGGATTCATTATCACTCTCACAAATGGAGACCATCCCCAAGGAGGACCATGTATGAGCCAAGGCAGCATGGGAGCCGGCCTCCCCTTCGGCCGCAAAGGCACCACTATCCGGGACTGGTGGCCCCACCGCCTGGACCTCACCCCCCTGCATCGGAACTGCCCCCTGATGAATCCCCGGGGCCCGGAGTTCAACTACGCCGAGGAGTTCAAGACCCTGGATTACTGGGCCCTGAAGAAGGATTTGCATGACCTCATGACCCGCTCCCAGGAGTGGTGGCCGGCGGATTACGGCCATTACGGCGGCCTGTTCATCCGCATGGCCTGGCACCTGGCCGGCACCTACCGCATCGGCGACGGCCGGGGCGGCGCCGGCATGGACCTGCAGCGTTTCGCCCCCCAGAACAGCTGGCCGGACAACGTCAACCTGGACAAGGCAAGGCGGCTTTTGTGGCCCATCAAGAAAAAATACGGGCGCAAAATCTCCTGGCCCGACCTCATGATCCTGGCGGGGAATGTCGCTTTGGAGTCCATGGGCTTCAAGACCTTTGGCTTCGGCGGCGGCCGGGAGGAGGTCTTCGAGCCCGAGGAGGTTTACTGGGGCACGGAAAAGGAGTGGCTGGGCGAGGAGCGCTACAGCGAGGAGGGGGA
This DNA window, taken from Desulfobaccales bacterium, encodes the following:
- a CDS encoding heme-binding protein; amino-acid sequence: MLAIKVLRGLLACLVCLGLSCPLAAADLPSHQEVVTALKKIVAEKNGGFGLNMWATVVDRDGIVRVVAFSGQKRGDQWPGSRVISAQKAHTANAFSLPGLALSTANLYAAVQPGGSLYGLQHSNPVDPAAAYGGDPQLYGTDKDPMVGKKVGGINVFGGGLPLYNDKGELVGGLGLSGDSSCADHIIAWKLRHALKLDYVPKGVSPTQDDNIVHDIAQGVSASGWGHPVCSPEAKEIAAQLPKTHPIRKK